A region of Candidatus Caldatribacterium sp. DNA encodes the following proteins:
- a CDS encoding YicC family protein: protein MRSMTGFGYAEGKGALGTYRVYVKSVNHRFLEVALRLPRELLLWEEKVNQVVRQYVSRGKVELRVDFEPTEGALSVSVNTALARAYLEALRKLADALSLPFEPRVEWFLDIGDIVALQEDEGVWLEEWEKFSPILVEALQSFLAYRQEEGAKLSADLQARLAEAEEKVQA from the coding sequence ATGCGGAGCATGACCGGATTTGGATACGCTGAGGGAAAAGGAGCCTTGGGGACATACCGAGTGTACGTAAAGAGCGTGAACCATCGTTTCCTTGAGGTTGCCCTTCGCCTTCCTCGGGAGCTCTTGCTTTGGGAAGAGAAGGTCAACCAAGTGGTGCGTCAGTACGTATCCAGGGGAAAAGTGGAACTGCGAGTGGATTTTGAGCCAACCGAGGGAGCCTTAAGTGTTTCCGTGAATACTGCCCTTGCCCGGGCATACCTTGAGGCTTTGAGGAAGCTTGCCGATGCGCTTTCCCTCCCTTTTGAACCCAGGGTGGAGTGGTTCCTCGATATTGGGGATATCGTAGCGCTCCAAGAGGATGAGGGAGTGTGGCTTGAGGAATGGGAGAAATTTTCCCCGATTCTTGTAGAGGCGCTCCAGTCGTTCCTTGCCTATCGGCAGGAAGAGGGAGCAAAGCTTTCTGCGGATTTGCAAGCACGGCTTGCCGAGGCAGAAGAAAAGGTTCAGGCTAT